One window of Prionailurus bengalensis isolate Pbe53 chromosome B1, Fcat_Pben_1.1_paternal_pri, whole genome shotgun sequence genomic DNA carries:
- the LOC122478803 gene encoding zinc finger protein ZIC 5-like, giving the protein MVVVMVVMMINKQERSEICLKSNLPVWFRSSSSAGNQGQPAKGSVPRRSWPALALAGLRDEIPAGSLPTAGGSSSSILHGARLPSPPTAPPVQGAPPSPPPPQLLLLSPPPPSPLPAPLLQGVSQASQGLSFLRRGGGGGGGKGPVPIKGMRRTWGSHSARELQIRAPLLPLEPAPLAALVAAMSLPPSRAARAPRLSGSLCALLLLLLLLTPPGPLASAGPVAVIVRELRCVCLTTTPGIHPKMIAKMQVIGAGPQCPKVEVIATLKNKKEVCLDPETPVMKKAIQKILDSGKKAD; this is encoded by the exons atggtggtggtgatggtggtgatgatgataaataAGCAAGAACGTTCAGAAATTTGTCTGAAGTCAAACCTGCCAGTTTGGTTCCGGTCTTCCTCTTCAGCCGGAAACCAGGGACAACCCGCAAAGGGCTCTGTCCCCAGGAGAAGCTGGCCTGCGCTAGCCCTGGCTGGCCTACGGGATGAAATCCCTGCAGGATCGCTCCCCACCGCCGGCGGGAGCAGCAGCTCCATCCTCCACGGGGCGCGGCTACCAAGTCCACCCACCGCGCCACCGGTGCAGGGagctcctcccagcccccctcctcctcaaCTCCTTCTGCTCAGcccccctccacccagccccctccccgcccccctcctccagggAGTTTCCCAAGCATCCCAAGGCTTGAGCTTCctgcggaggggggggggggggggggggggaaaggggcCCGTGCCGATAAAAGGGATGCGGAGAACTTGGGGAAGCCACAGTGCGAGGGAGCTTCAAATCCGggctcctctcctgcctctggaACCCGCACCCCTCGCCGCACTCGTGGCCGCCATGAGCCTCCCGCCGAGCCGcgccgcccgcgccccgcgcctTTCGGGCTCGCTGTGCgcgctgctcctgctgctgctgctgctgacgCCGCCGGGGCCCCTCGCCAGCG cCGGTCCCGTCGCGGTCATAGTGAGGGAGCTGCGTTGCGTGTGTTTAACCACCACACCGGGGATTCATCCCAAAATGATCGCTAAGATGCAGGTGATCGGGGCCGGGCCACAGTGTCCCAAGGTGGAAGTCAT agCCACCCTGAAGAACAAGAAGGAAGTCTGTCTGGACCCAGAAACCCCTGTGATGAAGAAAGCCATCCAGAAAATCTTAGACAG TGGGAAAAAGGCTGATTAA